From one Mustela nigripes isolate SB6536 chromosome 16, MUSNIG.SB6536, whole genome shotgun sequence genomic stretch:
- the ATP1B2 gene encoding sodium/potassium-transporting ATPase subunit beta-2 isoform X1: MVIQKEKKSCGQVVEEWKEFVWNPRTHQFMGRTGTSWAFILLFYLVFYGFLTAMFTLTMWVMLQTVSDHTPKYQDRLATPGLMIRPKTENLDVIVNVSDSESWDQHVQKLNKFLEPYNDSIQAQKNDVCRPGRYYEQPDNGVLNYPKRACQFNRTQLGDCSGIGDPTHYGYSTGQPCVFIKMNRVINFYAGANQSMNVTCVGKRPRHKGRDEDAENLGNFVMFPANGNIDLMYFPYYGKKFHVNYTQPLVAVKFLNVTPNVEVNVECRVNAANIATDDERDKFAGRVAFKLRVNKT, encoded by the exons ATGGTcatccagaaggagaagaagagctGCGGGCAGGTGGTTGAGGAGTGGAAGGAGTTCGTGTGGAACCCGAGGACGCACCAGTTCATGGGCCGCACCGGCACCAGTTGGG CCTTTATCCTCCTCTTCTACCTCGTCTTCTATGGCTTCCTCACGGCAATGTTCACCCTTACCATGTGGGTCATGCTGCAGACGGTCTCTGACCATACCCCCAAGTACCAGGACCGACTGGCCACACCAG GCTTGATGATTCGCCCCAAGACCGAGAATCTTGATGTCATTGTCAACGTCAGTGACTCTGAGAGCTGGGACCAGCACGTTCAGAAGCTCAACAAGTTCTTGGAGC CTTACAACGATTCCATCCAAGCCCAAAAGAACGATGTCTGCCGCCCGGGGCGCTACTATGAACAGCCGGATAATGGGGTTCTCAACTACCCGAAGCGTGCCTGTCAGTTCAACCGAACCCAGCTGGGGGATTGCTCTGGCATCGGTGACCCGACCCACTACGGTTATAGCACTGGGCAGCCCTGTGTCTTCATCAAGATGAACCGG gtTATCAACTTCTATGCAGGAGCCAATCAGAGCATGAATGTCACCTGTGTGGGGAAG AGGCCCCGTCACAAGGGG CGTGATGAAGATGCTGAGAATCTTGGCAACTTTGTCATGTTTCCTGCCAATGGCAACATCGACCTCATGTACTTCCCCTACTATGGCAAAAAGTTCCAC GTGAACTACACGCAGCCCCTGGTGGCCGTCAAGTTCCTGAACGTGACCCCCAACGTGGAGGTGAATGTGGAATGCCGGGTCAATGCCGCCAACATCGCCACGGATGACGAGCGGGACAAGTTCGCCGGCCGCGTGGCCTTCAAGCTCCGTGTCAACAAAACCTga
- the ATP1B2 gene encoding sodium/potassium-transporting ATPase subunit beta-2 isoform X3, which produces MVIQKEKKSCGQVVEEWKEFVWNPRTHQFMGRTGTSWAFILLFYLVFYGFLTAMFTLTMWVMLQTVSDHTPKYQDRLATPGLMIRPKTENLDVIVNVSDSESWDQHVQKLNKFLEPYNDSIQAQKNDVCRPGRYYEQPDNGVLNYPKRACQFNRTQLGDCSGIGDPTHYGYSTGQPCVFIKMNRVINFYAGANQSMNVTCVGKRPRHKGKPIPETGVRTWCGSAVGGVRIMSALQDFSV; this is translated from the exons ATGGTcatccagaaggagaagaagagctGCGGGCAGGTGGTTGAGGAGTGGAAGGAGTTCGTGTGGAACCCGAGGACGCACCAGTTCATGGGCCGCACCGGCACCAGTTGGG CCTTTATCCTCCTCTTCTACCTCGTCTTCTATGGCTTCCTCACGGCAATGTTCACCCTTACCATGTGGGTCATGCTGCAGACGGTCTCTGACCATACCCCCAAGTACCAGGACCGACTGGCCACACCAG GCTTGATGATTCGCCCCAAGACCGAGAATCTTGATGTCATTGTCAACGTCAGTGACTCTGAGAGCTGGGACCAGCACGTTCAGAAGCTCAACAAGTTCTTGGAGC CTTACAACGATTCCATCCAAGCCCAAAAGAACGATGTCTGCCGCCCGGGGCGCTACTATGAACAGCCGGATAATGGGGTTCTCAACTACCCGAAGCGTGCCTGTCAGTTCAACCGAACCCAGCTGGGGGATTGCTCTGGCATCGGTGACCCGACCCACTACGGTTATAGCACTGGGCAGCCCTGTGTCTTCATCAAGATGAACCGG gtTATCAACTTCTATGCAGGAGCCAATCAGAGCATGAATGTCACCTGTGTGGGGAAG AGGCCCCGTCACAAGGGG AAACCGATTCCTGAGACTGGGGTAAGAACTTGGTGTGGGAGTGCAGTGGGGGGCGTCCGGATCATGAGCGCCCTTCAGGACTTCTCAGTCTGA
- the ATP1B2 gene encoding sodium/potassium-transporting ATPase subunit beta-2 isoform X2, with protein MVIQKEKKSCGQVVEEWKEFVWNPRTHQFMGRTGTSWAFILLFYLVFYGFLTAMFTLTMWVMLQTVSDHTPKYQDRLATPGLMIRPKTENLDVIVNVSDSESWDQHVQKLNKFLEPYNDSIQAQKNDVCRPGRYYEQPDNGVLNYPKRACQFNRTQLGDCSGIGDPTHYGYSTGQPCVFIKMNRVINFYAGANQSMNVTCVGKRDEDAENLGNFVMFPANGNIDLMYFPYYGKKFHVNYTQPLVAVKFLNVTPNVEVNVECRVNAANIATDDERDKFAGRVAFKLRVNKT; from the exons ATGGTcatccagaaggagaagaagagctGCGGGCAGGTGGTTGAGGAGTGGAAGGAGTTCGTGTGGAACCCGAGGACGCACCAGTTCATGGGCCGCACCGGCACCAGTTGGG CCTTTATCCTCCTCTTCTACCTCGTCTTCTATGGCTTCCTCACGGCAATGTTCACCCTTACCATGTGGGTCATGCTGCAGACGGTCTCTGACCATACCCCCAAGTACCAGGACCGACTGGCCACACCAG GCTTGATGATTCGCCCCAAGACCGAGAATCTTGATGTCATTGTCAACGTCAGTGACTCTGAGAGCTGGGACCAGCACGTTCAGAAGCTCAACAAGTTCTTGGAGC CTTACAACGATTCCATCCAAGCCCAAAAGAACGATGTCTGCCGCCCGGGGCGCTACTATGAACAGCCGGATAATGGGGTTCTCAACTACCCGAAGCGTGCCTGTCAGTTCAACCGAACCCAGCTGGGGGATTGCTCTGGCATCGGTGACCCGACCCACTACGGTTATAGCACTGGGCAGCCCTGTGTCTTCATCAAGATGAACCGG gtTATCAACTTCTATGCAGGAGCCAATCAGAGCATGAATGTCACCTGTGTGGGGAAG CGTGATGAAGATGCTGAGAATCTTGGCAACTTTGTCATGTTTCCTGCCAATGGCAACATCGACCTCATGTACTTCCCCTACTATGGCAAAAAGTTCCAC GTGAACTACACGCAGCCCCTGGTGGCCGTCAAGTTCCTGAACGTGACCCCCAACGTGGAGGTGAATGTGGAATGCCGGGTCAATGCCGCCAACATCGCCACGGATGACGAGCGGGACAAGTTCGCCGGCCGCGTGGCCTTCAAGCTCCGTGTCAACAAAACCTga